The Kogia breviceps isolate mKogBre1 chromosome 4, mKogBre1 haplotype 1, whole genome shotgun sequence genome window below encodes:
- the NDFIP1 gene encoding NEDD4 family-interacting protein 1, which produces MALALAALAAVEPACGSRYQQLQNEEEPGEPEQAAGDAPPPYSSISAESAAYFDYKDESGFPKPPSYNVATTLPSYDEAERTKAEATIPLVPGRDEDFVGRDDFDDPDQMRIGNDGIFMLTFFMAFLFNWIGFFLSFCLTTSAAGRYGAISGFGLSLIKWILIVRFSTYFPGYFDGQYWLWWVFLVLGFLLFLRGFINYAKVRKMPETFSNLPRTRVLFIY; this is translated from the exons ttgcAGAATGAAGAAGAGCCTGGAGAGCCGGAACAAGCTGCAGGGGACGCTCCTCCACCTTATAGCAGCATCTCTGCAGAGAGTGCAG CATATTTTGACTACAAAGATGAGTCTGGGTTTCCAAAGCCCCCGTCTTACAATGTGGCTACCACACTGCCCAGTTATGATGAAGCTGAGAGAACCAAAGCTGAAGCTACTATCCCTTTGGTTCCTGGAAGA GATGAGGATTTTGTGGGTCGGGATGATTTTGATGATCCTGACCAGATGAGGATAGGAAATGATGGGATTTTCATGTTAACGTTTTTCA TGGCATTCCTCTTTAACTGGATTGGGTTTTTCCTGTCTTTTTGCCTGACCACTTCAGCTGCAGGAAGGTATGGGGCCATTTCAGGATTTGGTCTCTCTCTAATTAAGTGGATCCTGATTGTCAGG ttttccactTACTTCCCTGGATATTTTGATGGTCAGTACTGGCTCTGGTGGGTGTTCCTGGTTTTAG gcTTTCTCCTGTTTCTCAGAGGATTTATCAATTATGCAAAAGTCCGGAAGATGCCAGAAACTTTCTCAAATCTCCCCAGGACCAGAGttctctttatttattaa